The following is a genomic window from Clostridium sp..
TTCAATTATGAATCCCGAGCTTACATTTACACTGCCGGCCTACCAGACGGCCTGCGGGGCTGCCGACATCATGGCTCACGTAATGGAGAGATATTTTACAAATGTGAAACATGTGGATTTTACGGACAGGCTTTGTGAAGCAGCGCTCAGGACGGTGATAAACAATGCGGAAATTGTACTGAAGGAACCGGAGAATTATGATGCAAGGGCGGAGATAATGTGGACCGGGACCATTGCACACAATGATCTTTTAAGTACTGGGAGAATAGGGGACTGGGGCTCCCACAAGATAGAGCATGAGCTTAGCGGATTATATGATATTTCCCATGGAGCAGGACTTTCAATCATATTTCCAGCATGGATGAAATATGTCTACAAACAAGACCTAAACAGATTCGTGCAGTTTGCAGTCAGAGTGTGGGATGTGGATCTGGCCTATGATTCCTATGATAAAATTGCGCTTGAGGGCATAAACAGGATGACAAAGTTTTTCAGTAAAATGGGACTTCCAGTTACATTGAAGGAGGCAAAAATTGGATATGACAGGTTTGAAGAAATGGCAGATAAATGTACTGTTGAAGACAACATTACTGTAGGACAGTTTGTTAAATTGAAGAAGCAGGACGTCATGAACATACTTGAACTTGCAGAATGAATTTGCAGCAGGGACTTGTCTTAAGAGAGAACCTTCTCAAAACATGTATTTTGGGAGGGTTTCTTTTTTTGAAAAAGTTTCTTCCTATATTGTCCCAAAGTGCATATATGTTATGTGAAAGGAGATGATAGTATGGCTGCTCAATCAACAAAACTGCAGACCTCGCTTGTAATCAAATATCAGGATGGGGTGGACGAAGATGGGAAGGACGTAGTTAAGTCACAGAAATTTTCCAAAGTAAAGGTTATGGCTACAGATGACGAAATCTACAATACCTCAATGGAAATAGGAAAACTCATTGGTAAAACTCTGGACGAGATAATAAAAATAGACCAGAACAACATAACTGGTTAAAAAGGGGGATATTTAGATGGAAAGGTCACTTGTAATGAATTTCTTGAATGAAGGTGGACAGAAAACTTCTCTGAGGGTCTCAAATGTGAAGGAGGCCCTCACTGAAGCCGAGGTCAAGACTGCCATGGAGGCTGTAGTTGAAAACAATATATTTGAGTACAAGGGTGGAGATCTGAAGACCATAGATTCGGCGCATATTCTGGAAAATGAGACAGTTGAACTGAATGTGAAGTAGCAGCTCCGTCTAGTGAAAGTTATCCAAATGCCCATTTGCCTTTTTGCAGATGGGCATTTATAATACATATATATGGGAGGTAGTGTATGAATAGAAAAAAGATGATTTTGAATATCGTACTTGGTGCTGCAATTGTATCTTCTTCGGTTGCTGCGGTACCCCAAAAGGCATTTGCAGCAATTTCAAGATTCGGAGGAGCGGACAGGTATGAGACATCCGTTGAAGTTTCAAAAGGTGGATGGAAAAATGGTGCCGATCATGTAATACTTGCAGGTGGGGAAGGTTATGCGGATGCTCTCTGTGCCGCACCACTTGCGAAAAAATATGATGCCCCGATATTTCTTACAGATGGCAAAGTCCTTAATGAAAAAGTAAAGGCTCGCATATCCGAGTTGGGTGCCAGTCATGTAACAATTATAGGGGGAAGTGGGTCGGTTTCAGATTCTATACAGGAAGAACTGGAGTCCATGAATATTGAGGTTGATCGTATATGGGGATCGAATAGATATGAAACTTCAGTTGCAGTAGCAAAAAAGCTTGAGAACTCAGGCAGCGTAGTTTTAACTTCAGGATTGGGTTATGCGGATGCCCTTTCAATAGCACCTTTGGCTGCAAGTCAGGGAATGCCAATACTTCTTACAGCTAGGGATTCTGTTCCGGAAAATGTTAAAAATTATATAGATGATATAAAAGATGGTATAACAAATACCTATGTTGTAGGGGGAAACGGGATTATAACGGATGCTTCTGTTGCTTCACTGCCTAAAGAGACGAGAATAGGTGGAAGTGACAGGTATGAAACAAATGTGGATGTTATGGATTACTTCAAGGGAAGAATTGATTTCAGTGATATATATGTAGTCAAGGGAAATGGACCTAATGGTGACGAATTCGCAGATGCTCTCTCGGCTTCTTCACTTGCTGCAAAAACATCTTCGCCAGTTGTGCTTACAGACAATATTCTGCCAAAGTGCACGGAAGACTTTATCAAAGAGGATGTAGATGATAATAAAAATGTCATTGCAATAGGTGGACAGGGTGCTGTCCCTGATGATCTTCTAAGTTATGTACAGTTTGTATCAAAAATTGATGAATTTAGATC
Proteins encoded in this region:
- a CDS encoding iron-containing alcohol dehydrogenase; translation: MENFTFKNATEIIFGRNTENLVGKKVREYTDKVLFCYGGGSIKRSGLYERVVNSLRENEIEFIELPGIKPNPRLSLVRDGIRLCRENDIKFVLAVGGGSVVDTAKAISVGVPYKRDVWNFYIGKAIVKESLPVGVIITLPATGSEASNSSVITNEDGWFKKGLNSEYIRPAFSIMNPELTFTLPAYQTACGAADIMAHVMERYFTNVKHVDFTDRLCEAALRTVINNAEIVLKEPENYDARAEIMWTGTIAHNDLLSTGRIGDWGSHKIEHELSGLYDISHGAGLSIIFPAWMKYVYKQDLNRFVQFAVRVWDVDLAYDSYDKIALEGINRMTKFFSKMGLPVTLKEAKIGYDRFEEMADKCTVEDNITVGQFVKLKKQDVMNILELAE
- a CDS encoding DUF1659 domain-containing protein is translated as MAAQSTKLQTSLVIKYQDGVDEDGKDVVKSQKFSKVKVMATDDEIYNTSMEIGKLIGKTLDEIIKIDQNNITG
- a CDS encoding DUF2922 domain-containing protein, whose translation is MERSLVMNFLNEGGQKTSLRVSNVKEALTEAEVKTAMEAVVENNIFEYKGGDLKTIDSAHILENETVELNVK
- a CDS encoding cell wall-binding repeat-containing protein; protein product: MNRKKMILNIVLGAAIVSSSVAAVPQKAFAAISRFGGADRYETSVEVSKGGWKNGADHVILAGGEGYADALCAAPLAKKYDAPIFLTDGKVLNEKVKARISELGASHVTIIGGSGSVSDSIQEELESMNIEVDRIWGSNRYETSVAVAKKLENSGSVVLTSGLGYADALSIAPLAASQGMPILLTARDSVPENVKNYIDDIKDGITNTYVVGGNGIITDASVASLPKETRIGGSDRYETNVDVMDYFKGRIDFSDIYVVKGNGPNGDEFADALSASSLAAKTSSPVVLTDNILPKCTEDFIKEDVDDNKNVIAIGGQGAVPDDLLSYVQFVSKIDEFRSIPGELKSIADSVENEDEKNVLLHLSSIIEKAVNSGDFGTDFETDMADAEELLGNLTDSEQVDLYNRISADKELMQKLQDLNSSGFSE